The sequence CCTGACAGAGTGTGTCATATCCGCTATGAGGGCGATATGCGTTTTGTGGTTACAGCATCAGAGAACACTCGTCTGAAAGCAAACGATACCTTTTGCTGTAGTCTGATTATCGAAGGTGAGCCACTATATCTTAGTCAGTTGCAACAGGGCGATCAGGAACAAACCAATTATGTTTGTGGCAAACGGGGAGGCATTAGATATGAGCGATGATGCTTCAAGCTACATAGTAAGTGATTTCGAGGGACTCAGCTCCACCTTCTCCGAGATGGTTGAATTGCCATCTACGGGCTATTGTCGTTTGTACAAAGCCAAACGCTATGGGCGATGGTTTCTGCTCAAATGTCTGAAGCAGGAACTATCATCCGATACCGCCTATCAACAGTTGCTTCGCAAGGAATTCGAGATTATGATGCGCTTGCAGCATCCATCTATCATGCAAGCCATTGGTATGGAGGATGTTTTGATAGCTGACGGGCATTACGAACGATGCCTCATAGCCGAATGGATTGATGGCAAGACGCTGGCTCAATATCTTGAGGCCAATCCCAGTCGTAGCGATCGCCAACGCATAGCTATCGATTTGGCAGAGGCTTTGGCCTACATTCATCACCAACAAGTGGTACATCGCGATCTGAAGCCCTCAAACATCATGATTACCTACAACGGCAGTTATGTGAAGATTATCGACTTCGGACTAGCTGATACCGATAGTCATGCCATACTGAAACAACCTGCTGGCACATTGAAGTATATGGCTCCAGAGCAAGCCACAAAAGCTCTACCAGATGTTCGTAACGATATCTATTCGCTGGGAGTCATACTTCTGGAGATGGATATATATAAAAAGGTGGCTGAGCGATGTCTACGCCCCATCCATCAACGCTATCAGAATATGGACGATCTGCTTGCCGCCCTTCATCAGCAGCGCAAGTGGCATTTCAAGCTTATGGCATCAGCCATGATAGCCCTGGTTGTCATCTTTGCTTTGATAGCAAAAGTGAATGCGATAAGTCATAAAGCCTCTGATTTAGAGAAACATACGGCTGAGCTTAATTTTCAGGTGAAAGTGCTGAACCACGAGATTATTGGCTTCGAGGACCCTGAGGCAAAGCAAAAATGCATCAGCCATTGGGATTATGATCACGATGGTGAACTGAGCTATCAAGAAGCAGCCTCAGTAAAGTCGCTTGGCGATGTGTTTACAAAGGACACGCTGTTGCGATCGTTCCCAGAACTGGAACACTTTACTGGTCTTAACGAAATTGATGCTTGTGCCTTTTGGGATTGCACCCACCTGGAGTCAATCCGCATACCTCGAACGGTACGTTTTATCCGCCAGAGTGCCTTTCGCCATACAGGTCTGCAGATGATAACCATCCCCAGTAGTGTCGTAGCTATAGGCGACCATATACTGGAAGAGTGTCCTGAGCTTGAAACAGTCATCTTCGAATCAGTATTACCCAACACCAACGATGGTGCTCATCATCTGGTTGACTGCCCCAAACTCTCTGCTATCTTTGTGCCAGAGTTCTATATGACAGAAACGAATGAGAAGAAATCTTGGCAGAGTCTCAAACCATATATCCATAAGTATATAGAGTTTCGCGATCCGGCAGTTAAGTCCGTCTGTGTTAGTCATTGGGATAGTAATGGCGATGGCGAATTGTCTATAGACGAGGCTATGGCTGTTAACTCGCTTGGTGGTGCTTTTTCTGGAAATACGGCTATACGCAGCTTTGATGAGTTGCGCTATTTCACAGGCTTGAAAGAGATAGAGGCAAATACTTTTAACGGTTGTTTAAATCTAAAGTCTGTACAACTGCCTCGCTCTGTAGAAACGCTTGGCGAGAATGCCTTTCTGAAATGCGACTTTAACGCGTTTTACATCCCATCTGGCGTCACTCATATTGCCTCTACAGCCTTGGGTGAAAACCATCATCTGTGTAAGGTAGAAATAAGTGCCGATAATCCCGTTTATGATAGTCGCGAAGATTGCAATGCCATTATAGAAACGGCTACCAATCAGATGGTTACAGGTAGTGCTACAGCCTTTATACCCAATAGCGTAACGAGTCTCAGCGACGAATGCTTCAACTGGTTTGATCGCGATGAATTGGTCATCCCTTCTCAGCTAACCCATATAGGTACTTGGGCCTTGACCTGTATCTTCCAACGGATATATTGTATGTCGGACGTACCCCCATTTTATCGACCAGATACTCGCGAGTCCTTTTGGGAGCATCTGCCAGAAATCTATATTCCTTATGGCTCTACAGAAGCCTATTGCCATGCAGAAGGTTGGAAGCTATTAACACATCGTCTTCATGAATTCCCAGCTAAACCAGCACCCGTAACAACAGATTTTTCATACTATTTTAAAACTTGGACCAATTTGGACCAATTAAGTTTCCTGAATTTCGATTAATTTTGCACCGAAATTAAATTTTTCGAACATATATTAATAACTTAATTCAATTCAAAGTATGAAAACAAAATTCATGTCAGTTTCGATGAGTTTACTCATCGCAGGTTTCACATTGTGCGCTTGTACAGAAGGTCTTGGTGGTGTAGGTGACAACCCAATTACTCCAGAGACTCCAACTACTCCTGATGAGCCAGAGACACCAACAGAGATTAAGGGTATTCTTTCTGAGATTTCGGTTGAATCTGAGGGCAATAACGGCGTTCTTGCTTTCACTTATGGTGATGATGGTAAGGTTACAAAAGCTGCTTATAAAAGCGTAGATCGATTTACAGGTGATTCTTACGAAGGATTATCATGCACCTTTACCTATGAAACTGATAAAATAACCGTAAAGGCCAAAAGAGACGATAATGTAGAGACTAAGGTCTATACCCTTACCGATGGTGTTGTTACAAAATATGCAGATGATTATGGCTACGATGAGTTTACCTATAAGGATGGTAAACTGATTGGTTTCAAGGCCTGGGAGAAAAATGAAGAGTCAGGTGAAATGGAAACTGATGAATTATTTGATTTTTCTTGGAATGAAAATGTTATTGCTAGTTACGAAAGATATGAACTGAATGACCAAGAAGAAAAAGAAGATGTAAATAATTACACCGTAACCTATGGTACAGTTAAGGCTGGCGTTCTTGCTAATATCTTCTTCTATGGTGGTGGAGTCTTTGAGCTTCCTTTCTATGTAGAGGATTTGGCTGAATCAGCTCCTATCTTCGACAAACTTGGCGCAATGCCTGAGTATCTGCCTGAGAAGTTGGTTAGAACTTGGAAAGAAGAAGGAAATGATGTCACAAGAACCATTACTGCAAAATACACCTTGGATAGCAACAACCTTGTTACTAAGGTCGTTGTCAAGGTTGTTGAAGGCGAAAATACCGAAGAAACAACTTACAACCTTAAGTGGAAGTAATCCTATCACAATTTATATAAATCAAGAAAGCCGCAACCTTGAAAGTTGCGGCTTTATTATTTAGAATGTATCGCTTATGCGAATGGATTCTCTGTTGGGTAGTAATCGCCCTTGGGGAAGTTGTAGTCGATCTCCTCAACGGGGATGCCCATGTACTTGAGAATCTCCCACAGGTACTTACCAGCGTGATCGAACATCACAGCGCAGTGGTGTGGGTAGTGCTTCTCGATGAGCACGTGACGATAGAAACGGCTCATGTTCTTAACACCGAAGATACCGATAGAACCGAATGAGCGTGTAGCTACAGGAATAACCTCACCCTGAGCGATGTAAGCGCGGAGCTTGGTGTCGGCTGTGCTCTGCAGACGATAGATAGTAGCCTTGCCTGGCTTGATGTCGCCCTCGAGAGTACCGTTTGTTACCTCTACAGGCAGAGCGCGTGCCATGATGCGCTGGAAGCACATGCTGCAGTTGCAAACCTTAGAAGAAGCGGTGTTACCACAGTGGAAGCCCATGAAGATCTCCTTGTCTGTGTACTCGTCGCACAGGAACTTCTTGCCCTTGATGCTCTCTTCGTACATATCGTTAGGAACGGTGTTGTTGATATCGAGCAACGTAACGGCATCCTCTGTGATGCAAGTACCGATGAACTCAGACAGTGTTCCGTAGATATCAACCTCGCAGCTAACGGGGATACCGCGGCTGGTGAGACGGCTGTTTACGTAGCAAGGAACGAAACCAAACATGGTCTGGAATGCAGGCCAGCACTTGGTGGTGAGTGATACGAACTGGCGGCAGCCCTTGTGAGCCTCGATCCAGTCGGTCAGAGTGAGCTCATACTGAGCGAGCTTAGGCAGAACAGAAGGAATCTTGTTGCCAGCACCCAGCTCATTAGCCATATCCTTCACTACATCGTCGATACGTGGATCGCCCTGATGCTTCTGGAACGACTCGAGCAGGTCGAGCTCTGAGTTCTCCTCGATTTCTACGTCGAGATCATACAGGGCACGGATAGGAGCGTTACAAGCCAGGAAATTGTTTGGACGAGGACCGAAGCTGATAATCTTCAGGTTCTGCAGACCAACGATAGCGCGAGCGATGGGCAGGAACTCGTGGATGAGCTCAGCGCAGTGGTCAGCATCACCAACTGGCTCCTCTGGGATATAAGCACGAGTCTTACGCAGAGACAGAGCGTGGCTGGCATTCAGCATACCACAGTAAGCATCACCACGACCATCAATCAGGTCGTTCTGAGTTTCCTCGGCAGCAGCACAGAACATAGCTGGGCCATTGAAATACTTAGCCAGCATGGTCTCAGAAATCTCAGGACCGAAGTTACCAAGATATACACAGAGTGCATTACATCCTGCCTTATTGATATCCTCGAGGGCCTGCTGCATGTGGATTTCGCTCTCAACAATGCAGATAGGGCACTCGTAGATGCCATCCTTACCGAATTTCTTCTCATACGCAGCGATAACAGCCTTACGACGGTTAACAGCTAATGACTCAGGAAAACAGTCGCGAGATACAGCGACGATTCCAACTTTAATTTTAGGTACGTTGTTCATATTAAAATGAGTTTGTTAATAAAGTAATGATTTTCGTTTCAAGCCACAAAATTATAATTTAATCTCGAAACAACCAAGAAATTTAGAAAAAATAACAGCGGATGATACAATTCTAATATATGGATGATACATTTAAAACATTTTTTGTTACCTTTGCAAACGTAATGGAACAGTTAAGAGAGAAATACGAAAAGTTCAAGGCGTGGCAGGTAAGACCTCACGAGGTTAAAAAAATGACTGCCGAGAAGCATGTGTGCGCCACTTGCCAAACAGAATTTCATGGCAACTTCTGCCCCCGATGCGGACAGAAAGCTGTCATCGGTCGTTACTCGTTCAAATCGGCATTTTTGCTGTTTTTGGACGTTTGGGGCCTGGGCAATCGTGGCATGTTCCGAACCATTCGCGACTTGCTGTTGCGTCCAGGTTACATGATTCGCGACTATCTGAGTGGCATGCAGATGGCGTATTTCCCTCCGTTCAAGATGTTCTTCCTGTCCATAGCCTTATTGGTACTTGTACAGTCGGGCCTGAATATCAGGATGGAGAATGTCATCAGTCAGAGCAAGGAAGTAATTACGCAAAACCTTGACGAAACATCCAGCAACCTTGACAAAATGGCCGACAACATGAGCGAAGCCGCTCCACCTGACACCATACAAATTAACGAAAAAAAATTAGCTATCGAGAAAGGCGAAGATGGCAATTCCATAAAAGTGAATGGGAAATATTTCGGTTTGAAATTCGCAGAAACTCTCCAGAAGTTTTTCCGTTGGATCACAGACAACCAGACAGCTTCTCAGTTCCTTTTACTACTCGTTTTGTCGGCCCCAATGTACCTTCTTTTCCGCCACAATAAAAAAATTCCAGACATACACTACTCTGAGTTCTTTGTCTCGATGGTTTACATCACAAATTTAATGACACTCATCAGTATTGTTGGAGACTTTTTCTCTCCTGGAAACGTCTTAATGAGTATAGTAGCTGGCGCCGCGAGCATCGTACCCCTGAAACAGCTATATGGTTACAGCTATATCAAGACATTCTTTAAGGTTGCACTATCATTTGTGCTATTGTTTTTGATGGCTATCTTATTGGCAGGTATTTTTGCTGCTTTGGCATTCCTATACGTTCTATATATATTGTAGTATATAATTTTTGGCTTTTAAATTTGGTGTTCTGCTTACTAATTTGTATCTTTGCACCCGTATTTATTATGTACGGAAACAATTAAAATTAAAAGATACAATGGATTACAATTTCAGAGACATCGAACAGAAATGGCAGAAGCGATGGGTTGAGAATGGAACCTATCGTGTGGTGGAAGACAAGAACAAGAAGAAATTCTATGTACTGAACATGTTCCCCTACCCATCAGGAGCAGGTTTGCACGTAGGTCACCCACTTGGCTATATCGCCAGTGATATCTATGCCCGCTACAAGCGTCAGCAGGGATATAACGTACTGAACCCCATGGGTTACGATGCTTACGGACTGCCCGCCGAGCAGTACGCTATCCAGACCGGTCAGCACCCTGAGAAGACCACTTTCGAGAATATTAACCGTTACCGCTCACAGCTGGATAAAATAGGTTTCAGTTTTGACTGGGAGCGCGAGGTTCGTACTTGTGATCCTATCTACTATAAGTGGACCCAGTGGGCTTTCCAGCGCATGTTCAAGAGTTACTTCAGCACTTCATCGCACAAGGCCCAGCCAACCATCAAGCTGATTGAGCACTTTGAGCTGATGGGTACCGAGAACTGTAATGCCCTTGGTACAGAGGAGCTGCACTTTACTGCTGCCGAGTGGAACGCCTTCTCAGAGAAGAAAAAGCAGGAGGTACTGATGAACTACCGTATAGCCTATCTGGCCGAGACAATGGTTAACTGGTGCCCTGCACTTGGTACCGTATTGGCCAACGACGAGGTAATCAACGGTGTATCAGAGCGTGGTGGTTATCCTGTAGAGCAGAAGAAGATGCGTCAGTGGTGTCTGCGTGTATCGGCTTACGCACAGCGACTGCTTGACGGACTTGATACTATCGACTGGACCGACTCGCTGAAGGAAACCCAGCGTAACTGGATTGGACGTTCTGAGGGTACTGAGGTTGAGTTTAACGTTGCCGACAGCGATAAGCACTTTACCATCTTTACCACTCGTGCCGATACAATGTTTGGTGTAACCTTCATGGTGCTGGCTCCTGAATCAGATCTCGTAGCCGAGCTGACAACTGCCGACCAGAAGGCTGCAGTAGATGAGTATCTGGCTTATGTAAAGAAGCGCACAGAGCGTGAGCGCCAGATGGACCACAAGGTAACAGGTGTGTTCTCGGGTAGCTACGCCATCAATCCATTTACCGACGAAAAGATCCCCATCTGGATTTCAGAATATGTACTGGCTGGTTATGGTACAGGTGCCATTATGGCTGTACCTGCGCACGACAGTCGCGACTACGCCTTTGCCAAGCACTTTAACCTGCCCATCATCCCACTGATTGAAGGTGCTGACGTAAGCGAGGAGAGTTACGATGCCAAGGAGGGTATTGTTTGCAACTCGTCATCAGCTAAGTTCAGCTTGAATGGCTTGACTGTTAAGGAGGCCATCGCTGCCACCAAGAAATATGTTACCGAGCAGGGCTTGGGTCGTGTAAAGGTTAACTACCGTTTGCGCGATGCCATCTTCTCACGTCAGCGCTACTGGGGTGAGCCATTCCCTGTTTACTATAAGGACGACATGCCTTACATGATTCCAAAGGAGTGTCTGCCTCTCGAGTTGCCTGAGATTGATGAGTACAAGCCAACCGAGACTGGTGAGCCACCATTGGGACGTGCTAAGATGTGGGCTTGGGATACTAAGACCGACAAGGTGGTATCAAAGGACGAGATCGACAACAAGACCGTATTCCCACTCGAGCTGAACACCATGCCTGGTTTCGCAGGTTCATCAGCCTACTATCTGCGCTATATGGACCCCAAGAACGAGCAGGCGCTTGTTAGCAAGGATGCCGATGAGTACTGGCGTAACGTAGATCTGTACGTAGGTGGTACAGAGCACGCTACAGGTCACCTGATTTACTCACGTTTCTGGAACAAGTTCCTCTTCGATTCAGGTTACAGCTGCGAGGACGAGCCATTCAAGAAACTGGTTAACCAGGGTATGATTCAGGGTCGTTCTAACTTCGTATATCGTATTGAGGACGAGGGTGCCGACAAGGGTAAGTTTGTAAGCTTGAACCTGAGAGGTAACTATAAGGAAACCACTCCTATCCACGTAGATGTAAATATCGTATCGGCTGATATTCTGGACATTGAGGCCTTTAAGGCTTGGCGACCAGATTATAACAATGCTGAGTTCATCCTCGAAGATGGCAAATACATCTGTGGTTGGGCTATCGAAAAGATGTCGAAGTCGATGTTCAATGTGGTTAATCCCGATATGATTGTAGAGAAGTATGGTGCCGACACCCTGCGTCTTTACGAAATGTTCCTGGGTCCTGTTGAGCAGAGTAAGCCTTGGGATACCAACGGTATCGATGGCTGTCACCGCTTCCTGAAGAAGTTCTGGAACCTCTTCCAGAATGGATTCGACGAGGGCGCTGCTACACCCGAGAACCTGAAGAGCGTACACAAGCTTATCAAGAAAGTATCTACCGATATCGAAACATTCAGCTATAACACATCTATCTCGGCCTTCATGATTTGCGTGAACGAGCTGGGCCAGCAGAAGTGTAAGAACAAGGAGATGCTGAAGACACTTGTTATACTGATTGCTCCTTTTGCACCCCATATGGCCGAAGAGCTTTGGGAGATGCTGGGTGAGCAGGGTAGTGTATGCGACTCACAGTGGCCAAAGTGGGAAGAGAAGTATCTGGTTGAGAGCGAGGCCAAGCTTGGTGTTGCCTTTAACGGTAAGACTCGCTTTGATATGACTTTCCCTGCTGACGCCGACAATAAGACCATCGAGGAGGCTGTACTGGCCGATGAGCGCGCTCAGAAGTACCTCGAAGGTTTCCAGGTAGCAAAGGTTATCATCGTCCCTAAGCGTATGGTGAACATTGTTTTAAAGAAATAATGACTATCGATCATAAGATTATTTGGAATGAGGTCAAGGACTATATGTTTATAGCCCTTGGCCTTTTTCTCTATACCATCGCCTTCACAGTATTCCTGATGCCCTATCAGATTGTGGCAGGAGGTGTCACTGGTTTATCAGCTATCATTTACTATGCTACAGGCTTTCATCTGGAAAACACCTATATCATCATCAACGGTCTGCTACTGATAGTGGCCCTGAAGATACTGGGGTATAAGTTCCTGATGAAGACTATCTTTGCCATTTTTACGCTTTACTTCATGCTGCGATTTGCGCAAGACATCATCCCAAAGCAGGATAATGGCTTGCCATTCAAGCTCATGGGTGAAGGACAGGATTTCATGTCGATGATCATCGGCTGTGTGATTACAGGTATCGCCCTGGCTACCGTATTCCTGCATAATGGCTCTACTGGTGGCACGGATATCATCGCAGCATCAGTCAACAAGTATCACAACGTGTCTTTGGGCTCTGTACTGATAGCAGCCGACTTCTGTATCATCGGTTCGTGTATGTTCTTCC is a genomic window of Xylanibacter ruminicola 23 containing:
- the leuS gene encoding leucine--tRNA ligase gives rise to the protein MDYNFRDIEQKWQKRWVENGTYRVVEDKNKKKFYVLNMFPYPSGAGLHVGHPLGYIASDIYARYKRQQGYNVLNPMGYDAYGLPAEQYAIQTGQHPEKTTFENINRYRSQLDKIGFSFDWEREVRTCDPIYYKWTQWAFQRMFKSYFSTSSHKAQPTIKLIEHFELMGTENCNALGTEELHFTAAEWNAFSEKKKQEVLMNYRIAYLAETMVNWCPALGTVLANDEVINGVSERGGYPVEQKKMRQWCLRVSAYAQRLLDGLDTIDWTDSLKETQRNWIGRSEGTEVEFNVADSDKHFTIFTTRADTMFGVTFMVLAPESDLVAELTTADQKAAVDEYLAYVKKRTERERQMDHKVTGVFSGSYAINPFTDEKIPIWISEYVLAGYGTGAIMAVPAHDSRDYAFAKHFNLPIIPLIEGADVSEESYDAKEGIVCNSSSAKFSLNGLTVKEAIAATKKYVTEQGLGRVKVNYRLRDAIFSRQRYWGEPFPVYYKDDMPYMIPKECLPLELPEIDEYKPTETGEPPLGRAKMWAWDTKTDKVVSKDEIDNKTVFPLELNTMPGFAGSSAYYLRYMDPKNEQALVSKDADEYWRNVDLYVGGTEHATGHLIYSRFWNKFLFDSGYSCEDEPFKKLVNQGMIQGRSNFVYRIEDEGADKGKFVSLNLRGNYKETTPIHVDVNIVSADILDIEAFKAWRPDYNNAEFILEDGKYICGWAIEKMSKSMFNVVNPDMIVEKYGADTLRLYEMFLGPVEQSKPWDTNGIDGCHRFLKKFWNLFQNGFDEGAATPENLKSVHKLIKKVSTDIETFSYNTSISAFMICVNELGQQKCKNKEMLKTLVILIAPFAPHMAEELWEMLGEQGSVCDSQWPKWEEKYLVESEAKLGVAFNGKTRFDMTFPADADNKTIEEAVLADERAQKYLEGFQVAKVIIVPKRMVNIVLKK
- a CDS encoding DUF3667 domain-containing protein, with translation MEQLREKYEKFKAWQVRPHEVKKMTAEKHVCATCQTEFHGNFCPRCGQKAVIGRYSFKSAFLLFLDVWGLGNRGMFRTIRDLLLRPGYMIRDYLSGMQMAYFPPFKMFFLSIALLVLVQSGLNIRMENVISQSKEVITQNLDETSSNLDKMADNMSEAAPPDTIQINEKKLAIEKGEDGNSIKVNGKYFGLKFAETLQKFFRWITDNQTASQFLLLLVLSAPMYLLFRHNKKIPDIHYSEFFVSMVYITNLMTLISIVGDFFSPGNVLMSIVAGAASIVPLKQLYGYSYIKTFFKVALSFVLLFLMAILLAGIFAALAFLYVLYIL
- a CDS encoding protein kinase domain-containing protein — translated: MANGEALDMSDDASSYIVSDFEGLSSTFSEMVELPSTGYCRLYKAKRYGRWFLLKCLKQELSSDTAYQQLLRKEFEIMMRLQHPSIMQAIGMEDVLIADGHYERCLIAEWIDGKTLAQYLEANPSRSDRQRIAIDLAEALAYIHHQQVVHRDLKPSNIMITYNGSYVKIIDFGLADTDSHAILKQPAGTLKYMAPEQATKALPDVRNDIYSLGVILLEMDIYKKVAERCLRPIHQRYQNMDDLLAALHQQRKWHFKLMASAMIALVVIFALIAKVNAISHKASDLEKHTAELNFQVKVLNHEIIGFEDPEAKQKCISHWDYDHDGELSYQEAASVKSLGDVFTKDTLLRSFPELEHFTGLNEIDACAFWDCTHLESIRIPRTVRFIRQSAFRHTGLQMITIPSSVVAIGDHILEECPELETVIFESVLPNTNDGAHHLVDCPKLSAIFVPEFYMTETNEKKSWQSLKPYIHKYIEFRDPAVKSVCVSHWDSNGDGELSIDEAMAVNSLGGAFSGNTAIRSFDELRYFTGLKEIEANTFNGCLNLKSVQLPRSVETLGENAFLKCDFNAFYIPSGVTHIASTALGENHHLCKVEISADNPVYDSREDCNAIIETATNQMVTGSATAFIPNSVTSLSDECFNWFDRDELVIPSQLTHIGTWALTCIFQRIYCMSDVPPFYRPDTRESFWEHLPEIYIPYGSTEAYCHAEGWKLLTHRLHEFPAKPAPVTTDFSYYFKTWTNLDQLSFLNFD
- a CDS encoding L-fucose/L-arabinose isomerase family protein encodes the protein MNNVPKIKVGIVAVSRDCFPESLAVNRRKAVIAAYEKKFGKDGIYECPICIVESEIHMQQALEDINKAGCNALCVYLGNFGPEISETMLAKYFNGPAMFCAAAEETQNDLIDGRGDAYCGMLNASHALSLRKTRAYIPEEPVGDADHCAELIHEFLPIARAIVGLQNLKIISFGPRPNNFLACNAPIRALYDLDVEIEENSELDLLESFQKHQGDPRIDDVVKDMANELGAGNKIPSVLPKLAQYELTLTDWIEAHKGCRQFVSLTTKCWPAFQTMFGFVPCYVNSRLTSRGIPVSCEVDIYGTLSEFIGTCITEDAVTLLDINNTVPNDMYEESIKGKKFLCDEYTDKEIFMGFHCGNTASSKVCNCSMCFQRIMARALPVEVTNGTLEGDIKPGKATIYRLQSTADTKLRAYIAQGEVIPVATRSFGSIGIFGVKNMSRFYRHVLIEKHYPHHCAVMFDHAGKYLWEILKYMGIPVEEIDYNFPKGDYYPTENPFA